TACgatgcagcagcaacagcaaagaCCAGCAGGAAGAGGATGAAAATGAAGGTCTCTAAGTTATTAGCTGTCACTCTCTTCACCCCAAAGAGGATTGTACGTAGCAATTTCCCCTGAGAAGAACAGCCTTCAGTGCAAGAAGCCAACTCTGCAGCATGCACTGCTTTGTTAAAAACGTGTGCAAAACCCAGTTTTAAAAATCACACTCCGGTGTTTTGGTCCCAGCTCTGTAACCATCCAAACAACCAGCGACCttcagccccccaccccactgatcTGTCAACACACCAAACCCATTCTTCGGTCCCTCTTCACCATTGCTTATAAGGATCCTTATGTTTTCTATTGACttccaaaaaggaaaatctcatGTTGGCAACTGCAGCCCTTGTGAACGCGCTCCAATTACCCTTTTCTGACCATAAACACAAAATATGTGGAGCTTAAATTTAGATACAAAGCCTGAACCCTCAAACCTGGCTCCCACGCTCCCGCACCGCACACCACCTTGCTCCTCTGGCACGCTGCCTTTGTTCCTCTCCCACCCACATCATGATGATGCCCCCATTTCCATCCCCACTGTTCTATCACTACTAAAAGCACTGAATGAATACCATGAGGGCGCTGACAGAGGTGAGCAGGCACATGCACATCTTACCTGAGATGTGTTGAAGCCGGTCCTCAGAGCGTACGCCACGCATCCGTTGTCAACAGCTGGAatgggagcaggaaggaaggcCATGAGCTTACTGCATGTCTTGTGGGGGCTTATCACAGAGAAATTATGCTCAAAGCTTTGCCCTCCTCTCACTTTCAAGGGGACACGTCAACTTGAGGAAGAACTAACAGCAATCTCACCATTGTGGTGCATGAGGCTGAGGAGCGCAATTCAATAACTGCCTCCAAAAGTTGCACTGAGCCCCGTGAAATTAATCCACAAGCATTTCATGCCCTCTCACAGAGGAAATTTGCATGGGTACGTACGTTTCAGTCCCGTGCTGGCTTTCTGGGGTGGGATGTGCTGCACCACCTTCGTTCCACCAAATATGATGTGCAGCCGGGCATCCGTCTGCATGTCCAACACGTGCTCTGGGCTGAGGTCCTCCACGGGTTCCTGCAGGACAATGCTCAGCTCTCAGGCTCACTGCTACTGACAAGTAAATGTGGAGCATTCCTCTCTTTTCATACCTCACATGAGGTGCTCTCAGCTTCACTCCAGCTAAAAGCAGCCCGAGGTGAACCCAGGAATTAACGTGCTCTGGATTTGGAGCCAGACATTCCAGTGTGGGGGATGCAGTTCCCCCTTGACTCACTGAGTTCAGTGAGGGAGGCTCTGAGATCACTACTTTATCATCTCTACATCCCCTCCCTGTGCACCAGGAAGGGTTTTGAAGTGCTTTACACTTATTCCTCCCACCTCTACGCAACCAGAAGAATTCAGACAGGGGAATGCGTGGGAGGGCAACGCCATGCTCTCATAGTTCTGCCTCCAAGGCTGGAGACGCAGCCAGACCAAGCAGGCATCCTGTTCTCATTTACCAGAGATCATCCATTGCTGACAGGGAGATGATAACAAGCAGGCCAGGCTGCTTATGCCAGCATTCACACAAAGAGACTGACATGTGCGACTGACTGCAGCGCCTTCAATATTTCTACTTTCCAAGCAGGACAACAGAGAATTTATTTCACACAGACCTTCATCTGTGGCACAGACTCTCCTGTCAGCATAGCTTCGTCCACAATGCACCTTCCACGTAGGAGCAGCACATCACATGGCACGAGGTTTTCATGAGGGGATCGGCCTGCCATTAAGACATTAAAACTCAGAAGCTAAGAGGCAGAAGCGATGTGTGGATGTCTGGAAGGGAATGGCTCTCCCACCATTTAGCTGAGATACAGAAGGTTCCTAAAGGTCTGAATCACCCATGGGCTGCCAACTCTATCCCCTGACTCCATGGCTTAGCGGTGCTGAGAACCATGAAGGTTATTTGGCCTCTGGTGAGACCAGAAAAGTTCCCAATTCAAATTGTTTTGTTCCTACTGACACTTCAAAGATGGGGAACACACCATGGGGAAAGAGAACCTTCAAAAGGGAAGCACAGGTGAGACAGAGCCCTGcccttcctccccccttccTTCACAGGGAGGTATTGTCAGCAGGAAGGAAACTCTTCATCTTCCCCATCCTAAGTGGAGGGAGAACACCATTTATCTAGAGAATTACCCTTCTTCAGGACAATAAGAAGAGACCAAATCTTACAACCCTCAACTGTGACACGGATGAACCAAAGCCCTCAGAAGCACCCAACCAGGAGCGATTTTTGGTATTTTTACACGGTGTGATTTCACTGAATGCCACTTCACGCGTCAGAAGGAGCGCAGTTTGAAACCAACTTTGGATCACATGAAGCATTACCGATGGAGACGATATCCCCCGGGATGATCTCATCGCTGGAAATGGGTCTCCACTTCCGATTTCGGTAGAcctgtagaaaaataattaaaaaatagaaagagaaaaaggcgTTTTGACAAGTCCTGCTTGCGTCGGTGTCATCTGAAAAGGacaaagatgagaaaaacaaacagcaattcCAGTAACAGCCACATCCAAACCTCCAGCGCTGCCCAGGAACAATTCTTCAGGCACTGTGCCCGTGACTATTTCCCCTCTGATTGGGGTTACCTGGATCATGTATGGCTTGTTGCCCATTTTTTGGATCTCAGACATGTTCCTCATTTGCTGCTGGACCAGGGAAGCCTCAAACGCAACCAACATGGAGAGGGTGAAGACGCTGTAGTACCAGTACTCATCCAGGCACCACAAACCCACACAGAACACCTGCAGGGAGAACACAGCGCACAAATTGCTCTCATCTcgctcagaaagcaaaagccttCCATTTCCAGGCATCTTTCTCACCTAACTGAGTATGCATTTTGTTGCATTAAGCTGAGAAAAACCACAGCAGATCGCGGGAACTCGTTAGGCAGAAAGGGGATCGCTCCCTCAGCAGTGAAATAAGTCATTGTCACAGCTTTAGATTTAAGAAAAGTGATTCTGCCACCCAAACCCGCAAGGAGTTCTCTCCTTTTGTGGCAGAACAACGTATTTGCAGGTCcttctgtctgtctgctttACCTGGAAGACGAAGAACGGCGCTGTagctctttctttaaaaagctcCAAGAATTCCGGCACCACCATCTCAGCCCTGGGGAAACAAACAATTAATACTAATTCAATCCTCATTAACCTAAAAGTTCCGTGCTCTCAAGAAAAGCCCAACCCAGAGCCACCTGCAGCCCCTGTGTCACAACACCCAGAGACCACCCAcctctttctttccattatttcctGCATTTAATTGTTTCCATCTCCCGTTCCCTGTCCTTAAGATAAATCTGACAGCTGCCAAGCAAGGGCAGGGAGGAAACATTTGAAAGCACAGCTTGGTGACTGATGCTTTGGGATCATTTCCCATCCTCTCACTCTGAAAAGGAGAGATCTATGCATGGAAAACTTACTTATTTGTGCCATATTTCTTCTCAGCTGCTCGGATATCTTTGTCCTCCTGATAGCCCCGGGCATTCTGGTAATAACACAGCGGGTGCTCCACGGGGAAAGCGACAGGAAGAAACTGCTTCTTGCCATTTATCTCATAGGAGTATTTGATTTTCTGAAACTCAAAGGAGAGAGCCTCCTGCCCGTCCTCATCCTGCAGGATGGGAACAAAAACAACTGCTGAACACGTaccagaaagaacagaaacccCAACCCCTCACGTCTCTTCACTGTTGTGGGATTCTGCCTGTGGTACAGACAGGAAACACAGCATGACCTTTGACATCCCCATAGTGACTGACTACAGCTGTCACTTCCCAAACCAGTTAAGGAGCAaaagaacagcagctctgcatctctGACTCACTTGGTCTCTGTGGAGCGGCACCAGTTCTGCAGATCCGTTATTGGGGGTTGGCACAACTTTAGCCAAGGTGGCTTTCTTAGGGCTGGGTTCCTGAAACACAACACAAGCATATCACAAAGCAGATCACAGAGCCCCAGTTTCGGTGAGAAGCGAGAGGAAGCCCTGCTGGATCACACCAAGACATACAGAACAAAGGAATCTTTGTCCTTTGGTGCTTTattttgcagagctgtgatgAGGATTGTGAGGATCCATCCTCAAAATGGAACCCGCCAACAAAGGAGCTGCACTCAATACTTGATCGGCAGTCAGGACACACGTGGCAGTAAAAcatggctgcagcagtgactgcagaacAGACAAACAATGGTCCCTCAGCAACAGAGGGAGGGGCTGATGGGGAAAGGCAGCCAggccctgctctgagcaccaAGAGCCACACAAGGGTAGAACACCTCGggatggaagggtccttaaagatcatagagccacggaatgggttggaagggtctttaaagatcacagagccacagaatgggttggaagggtccttaaagatcacagagccatggaatgggttggaagggtccttaaagatcacagagccacggaatgggttggaagggtgtatgggaactgttgaatcacggcctgaacctctgattgaccacctgaggcgaacactgagtcagctgcaggggcacaggtgaacacaatttcacctgagtgaccggaaggggtggagccgggctgcacctctcccagaccccatttaagggctgactgccaacgaggaaggatctctctctggagatcactcctcttggagcccatctgtgagcccaggacacaggtaagctctttatttcattactcctttgtaacgcaatgatctctctggtcctatacctttttaccttacaatctgtatacctaTTTGCCATAcaaagggtccttaaagatcacagaaccatggaatgggCTGGGCTGGAAGAGTCCTTAATGATCCtcaaaccacagaatcacagcacggttgggttggaaggacccaCAGcctcacccccctcccccccccagggacggagcacccacagctccgtgcAGCACCGCcggctcccccctcccctcccggccgtgcccggccccgcgcccgggACTCACCCGAACGCACGTGAGCGCGCAATGCGCGTGCACCGACCACAGCCCCGAAAGCGCCGTCAGCAGATGAACGACACCGATAGCGGCCAACGCCAACAGCGCGGCCTCGGGGGGGGCCGGGCCCGGGCCCTGcgcttcctcctcctccgccgctGCCCTCCACGCTGCCCACACCCGCGGCCCCCACAGCCACAACCAGGCCGGGTAGAGCCCCGCCACGAAGGGCAGCACGGTGCCGTGGAGGAGCCGCGGCCGCCGGCGGTACAGCGTCACCGACGAGACCAGCTCGTCCGCGGGGCCAGGAGCCGGGCCGGCCGCCGCCATCTTCCCAGGGACCGCCTGCAGACGGCGCACTTCCGCTTCCGGTAGGGAGAAGCCGCGCTTGCGCAGTAGGCAACGCGAGAACACGCGAGGCCGGCTGCCGGCGACTGCGCGTGCgcaaaagaaaggaacaggagTGCACATGCGCAATTGGCGAGCTGGCGGATTTTGCGCATGCGCAGCGCGGCGGTGCCGGCACCCGCGCATGCGTAGAGCGGCGGCGGAGCGATGTGAGTAAAGGGGATGGATGGGGGAACCGGGCCGGGTCGGGTCGCGCTCATTCGGTGTCGCCTCTCAGGCAGGCGGCCCTGGAGATCACGGCGCGGTACTGCCGCAACGAGATGGAGCAGTACGGGCGCTGCGTGGCCGCCAGCCCGACTTCGTGGCAGACGGACTGCCACAGCCTCCGCCTCAGCATGTCCCGCTGCGCCGCCACGCAGTGAGTGTGGGCCTGGAGGGGGTAATGTGCGGCCTTCGGGGCTCCGTGGGGCTCTGCGGGGGAAAACGGGGCTCTAATTGGGGGAAGTGGGGCCTTTGGGACTCTGTGGAGAGGGAGAACGGAACTGCGGGGCTCCGAGAGGGGAGAAAATGGGGTCtttggggctctgtgggggagaaatggggctctgtggggggaAAACGGGGCTCTAATGGGGGGAAGTGGGGCCTTCGGTGCTCTGAGGGTGGGGAATGGGGAactgagggggggggaaaaTGAGGGTTTCAGGGGTGTGAGGGGGGTAAAATGGGGCTTTGTAGGGGAAATGGGGCTCAAAGGAGGAGAAGTGGGTTGTTCAGGGCTCtgaggggaggaaatggggtctctggggctctgtgagggGGAAATAGGGCTTTTGGGGCTCTGAGGGGGAGAAATGGGTTGTGGGGTGGAGAACGGGGTTTGGGGGTGGTAATGGGACcacatgggggaaaaaagtttcTAAGGGGGAGGAATAGGACTTGTGGGGCtctaaggggggggggggggggggggggaacgggTCCTTCAGAGCCCTGCATGCCTCTGAGGCCCGCGAGCTgaaggctctgtgctgccccacagccccatcgtGCAGCGGATCCGGGAGGACTGCGCTGAGCCCTTTGTGGCCTTCGAGCAGTGCCTGAAGGAGAACCAGGCGTCAGTGCTGAACTGCAGTGAGCACGTCAACGCCTTCCTGCGCTGCGCCGAGCGGGTGAAGCTCCTGGCGTGAGGTGAGGGGTGCAAGGATCCAGCCCAGAATATGCTGAGAGGtgctgttttctctgggggTTCTTTGTAAGTGAAGAGCTGGTTTATAAGTGGGAGGGAAATCGTAAAGCAAGCAGTGATCTTAAGGCTATTTCAGTGCTCAAAGGGAGCTTAGGAACAAGAGACAAGTTActtttttacacaggtagagagataggatgagggggaatggctttaaactcaAAGGTGGGTTATTTAGGGtggatgtgaggaggaaattctttcaccagagggcggtgaggcccagagctgtggtgccccatccctggaggtgcccaaggctgtgagtggggctctgagctggtggggggcatGCAGCCCGTGGCAAGGCTGGGGGGGCTTTGCGGTCCTTCCAGACCAACCGTGCTGTGATCCCATCGTTCTTTGATCTTTAAGGACTCCTCCAAGCCAACTATTCCATGGTTGTATGTTtctggggtcccttccaacccatcaCATTCtgtgacctttaaggtcttCTCTAACCCCACCTGCTGTAGGATTTTGTGATTCTCTGTTCTTCCCATAGAAACGGAAAGCATAGTGGGGAGAGGTATTGAGGCTAAACCCACTGATATCAAAAATTTCTCCTGTgggttttcatttctgattctTTTATTTGTGCTGTTTTCGTCGCAGGAGACCCCCAGAATTAAAACTCATCATCAGGAGCGAAGGAGAACTCTTTGTGCTCTGCATTCTCATCGCAGTGCTTGGTTGGGTTGCTTCTCCCCCTCTGAAAAACCCACAGGTTGTTTGGGTACGAAGCGAAAACCACCTTTTTTCCTGCAGGTTGTGCTcagcaatttcttttctcaCTAAGGACAGCATTTTCCCTTTATCctgattaaaaaataaccaACAGACACGCTGCTGAAGACTGAAAGCCAGCTCTGCCTTTTCCCACTGGTGATAGAAGCTGCTTTTGGAGCTGATCTGACTCCAGTGATGTTTCCTCAAGCATGGCGTTCCCAGCTTGCCCAATCTGGGAGCACCGTGGGCTTTCTACTGCATTAGAACAGCAGAGGGAGTCTTCCCACCAGCAGAATGACTGAGAACTTCAGAGCTCCTCAAACTCTGAGCCATCAGCAGCGCGATGGAGATCTATCTGTGGGAGGGTGGGGGGCTGCTGCCTGCGTCCTCACATGGGGGGGACACAGAGCCCTCCAGGGAGGTGATCTCTGGGCTGTAATGAATGGGAATAAACGATAACATTGTGAGGATATTTTACAAGGAGTGGATAAAGAGCTGCGAGCGCTTCTGCGGAGGGAGAGCTGCTCTCCTCCgttgtgctgctctctgcaaaCTGCTGTTTTTCGACCCCGCTGCTCCCATTCCAGCGTCTGACCACTCGTTTGGaggagaaattcttcctaacgtccaacctatGTAATATGAGGCCATGAGTTGTTGTACCTGAAAGGAAAGGTGAGATGTGGAGCAGGAACTTGGCTCGGACCCATTC
This DNA window, taken from Gallus gallus isolate bGalGal1 chromosome 30, bGalGal1.mat.broiler.GRCg7b, whole genome shotgun sequence, encodes the following:
- the CHCHD5 gene encoding coiled-coil-helix-coiled-coil-helix domain-containing protein 5; the protein is MQAALEITARYCRNEMEQYGRCVAASPTSWQTDCHSLRLSMSRCAATHPIVQRIREDCAEPFVAFEQCLKENQASVLNCSEHVNAFLRCAERVKLLA